The following proteins are encoded in a genomic region of Nocardioides sp. cx-173:
- a CDS encoding DUF881 domain-containing protein — translation MPEPDTSPGRQRLWQALTTASRRQVVVAVLLGLVGFGAVTQVQSRGVDDSYSALRQQELIDLLNSLAGTTQRGEAQIARLEATREDLQSVTSRRQAALEQAESEVDTLSILAGRVPVTGPGIRITITEVDGQVQVASLIDTIQELRTVGAEAMQVNGEVRLIAQSSFTDVSGGIAIDGVTVESPYVVDVIGDPDVLAGAITFPLGPRAKLKADGAEPEVEKLTSLDIESVVEPVQPEYAEPGNGQ, via the coding sequence ATGCCTGAGCCGGACACCTCGCCGGGGCGTCAGCGGCTGTGGCAGGCGCTGACCACCGCGTCGCGCCGCCAGGTCGTGGTCGCGGTGCTGCTCGGCCTGGTGGGCTTCGGCGCGGTCACGCAGGTGCAGAGCAGGGGAGTGGACGACTCCTACTCCGCGCTGCGTCAGCAGGAGCTGATCGACCTGCTCAACAGCCTCGCCGGCACGACCCAGCGCGGAGAGGCCCAGATCGCCCGGCTGGAGGCGACGCGCGAGGACCTGCAGTCGGTGACCAGCCGCCGACAGGCCGCCCTGGAGCAGGCGGAGTCCGAGGTGGACACGCTCTCCATCCTCGCCGGGCGGGTCCCGGTCACCGGTCCCGGCATCCGGATCACCATCACCGAGGTCGACGGGCAGGTGCAGGTGGCCTCGCTGATCGACACGATCCAGGAGCTGCGCACCGTCGGTGCCGAGGCGATGCAGGTCAACGGCGAGGTGCGGCTCATCGCGCAGTCGTCCTTCACCGACGTGTCCGGCGGCATCGCCATCGACGGCGTCACCGTGGAGTCGCCCTACGTCGTCGACGTCATCGGCGATCCCGACGTGCTCGCCGGCGCGATCACGTTCCCGCTCGGGCCCCGCGCCAAGCTGAAGGCCGACGGTGCCGAGCCGGAGGTCGAGAAGCTGACCTCGCTGGACATCGAGTCGGTGGTGGAGCCGGTGCAACCGGAGTACGCCGAACCCGGCAACGGGCAGTAA
- the gcvH gene encoding glycine cleavage system protein GcvH — MYPDDLKYTVEHEWVRSPGEHEGSVRIGITDFAQDALGDIVYVSLPDVGDTLEAGTTCGELESTKSVSDIYAPVTGEVVARNESLDATPELVNSDPYAGGWLFEVVPSDPAQLDDLLEVDAYVSTLDG; from the coding sequence TTGTACCCCGATGACCTGAAGTACACCGTCGAGCACGAGTGGGTCCGGTCTCCGGGCGAGCACGAGGGGTCGGTGCGGATCGGCATCACCGACTTCGCGCAGGACGCCCTGGGCGACATCGTCTACGTCTCGCTGCCCGACGTCGGCGACACCCTCGAGGCCGGGACGACCTGCGGTGAGCTGGAGTCGACCAAGTCGGTCAGCGACATCTACGCCCCCGTGACGGGCGAGGTCGTCGCGCGCAACGAGTCGCTCGACGCGACCCCCGAGCTGGTCAACAGCGACCCGTACGCCGGCGGCTGGCTGTTCGAGGTGGTCCCCTCGGACCCCGCGCAGCTCGACGACCTGCTCGAGGTCGACGCGTACGTCTCGACCCTCGACGGCTGA
- a CDS encoding FHA domain-containing protein, which yields MPFCTACGRQNPDDARFCAQCGTRLVSVDSSGVSTDSFPGPGESVGDSTATIQIGTAGERAETSDRQLNPVDAAAVDALPTGHALLVVQKGPGSGSRFLLDADVTHAGRHPDSEIFLDDVTVSRQHAVFDRTSEGFTVSDVGSLNGTYVNRDRIEKVQLKDGDEVQIGKYRLVFFSGHEDA from the coding sequence ATGCCGTTCTGCACCGCGTGTGGCAGGCAGAACCCGGACGACGCCCGCTTCTGCGCGCAGTGCGGCACCAGGCTGGTGAGCGTGGACAGCAGTGGCGTGTCCACCGACTCCTTCCCGGGGCCCGGCGAGTCGGTGGGGGACTCCACCGCCACCATCCAGATCGGCACCGCAGGCGAGCGGGCCGAGACCTCCGACCGCCAGCTGAACCCCGTCGACGCCGCCGCGGTCGACGCGCTGCCGACCGGCCACGCGCTGCTCGTCGTGCAGAAGGGCCCGGGCTCGGGCAGCCGCTTCCTCCTGGACGCGGACGTCACCCACGCCGGCAGGCACCCGGACAGCGAGATCTTCCTGGACGACGTCACGGTCTCGCGCCAGCACGCCGTCTTCGACCGGACCTCCGAGGGCTTCACGGTCAGCGACGTGGGCAGCCTCAACGGCACCTACGTCAACCGCGACCGGATCGAGAAGGTCCAGCTCAAGGACGGCGACGAGGTGCAGATCGGCAAGTACCGGCTGGTCTTCTTCTCCGGGCACGAGGACGCCTGA
- the ftsR gene encoding transcriptional regulator FtsR — protein MSASSAPSSAAGGSRARMNIGQVLDQLRADYPGITIPKIRFLEDKGLIKPERTPSGYRKFSAADVERLRYVLRMQRDHYLPLKVIGEHLDAIDRGLEPPPIEAVVPTVPTVALAADGLPSAESFARRDSLRLSRRELVKIAGITDELLVQLEQFGLVSPRTGTGHFDTDALVIAQTARELAEFGFEPRHLRAFKTSADREIGLVEQVVAPLKNGRDAAARARADDAVSEIAALSVRLHATLVKAGLRSS, from the coding sequence GTGTCGGCCTCCTCGGCGCCGAGCAGCGCGGCCGGTGGCTCGCGCGCGCGCATGAACATCGGGCAGGTGCTCGACCAGCTCCGCGCCGACTATCCCGGCATCACCATCCCCAAGATCCGCTTCCTGGAGGACAAGGGGCTGATCAAGCCCGAGCGCACCCCCTCGGGCTACCGGAAGTTCTCCGCCGCCGACGTCGAGCGGCTGCGCTACGTGCTGCGCATGCAGCGTGACCACTACCTGCCGCTGAAGGTCATCGGCGAGCACCTCGACGCCATCGACCGCGGGCTGGAGCCGCCGCCGATCGAGGCGGTCGTCCCGACGGTGCCGACGGTCGCGCTCGCGGCCGACGGCCTGCCCAGCGCCGAGTCGTTCGCCCGCCGGGACTCGCTGCGCCTCTCGCGCCGTGAGCTCGTCAAGATCGCGGGCATCACCGACGAGCTGCTGGTGCAGCTGGAGCAGTTCGGGCTGGTGAGCCCGCGCACCGGCACGGGCCACTTCGACACCGACGCGCTGGTCATCGCCCAGACCGCGCGCGAGCTGGCCGAGTTCGGCTTCGAGCCTCGGCACCTGCGCGCGTTCAAGACCTCCGCCGACCGCGAGATCGGGCTCGTCGAGCAGGTCGTGGCTCCCCTCAAGAACGGCCGCGACGCCGCCGCGCGCGCGCGGGCCGACGACGCCGTCTCCGAGATCGCGGCCCTCTCCGTGCGGCTGCACGCGACGCTGGTCAAGGCCGGGCTGCGCTCGAGCTGA
- a CDS encoding bifunctional nuclease family protein codes for MREVDVMGVRVEMPSNQPIVLLREVSGERYLPIWIGAVEATAIAFAQQGVVPPRPLTHDLMKNVLEAIGTELTEVRITDVKDGIFFATLVFATGTEVSARPSDSIALALRTGTKIVCAEEVLDEAGLAVPAEQEDEVEKFREFLDHVTPEDFESTPEQ; via the coding sequence ATGCGGGAAGTCGATGTCATGGGAGTCCGGGTGGAGATGCCCTCCAACCAGCCGATCGTCCTGCTGCGGGAGGTCTCGGGGGAGCGGTACCTGCCGATCTGGATCGGGGCCGTCGAGGCCACGGCGATCGCGTTCGCCCAGCAGGGCGTCGTACCCCCACGACCGCTGACGCACGACCTGATGAAGAACGTGCTCGAGGCCATCGGCACCGAGCTCACCGAGGTCCGCATCACCGACGTCAAGGACGGCATCTTCTTCGCCACCCTCGTCTTCGCCACCGGCACCGAGGTCAGCGCCCGTCCCTCCGACTCGATCGCCCTCGCCCTGCGCACCGGCACCAAGATCGTCTGCGCCGAGGAGGTGCTCGACGAGGCCGGCCTCGCCGTCCCGGCCGAGCAGGAGGACGAGGTGGAGAAGTTCCGGGAGTTCCTGGACCACGTCACGCCCGAGGACTTCGAGTCCACGCCCGAACAGTGA
- a CDS encoding MerR family transcriptional regulator: protein MNEHQPEAGTSADAVEAVEAAEEQGLLFTDDVSPLPSDLGYRGPTACNAAGITYRQLDYWARTGLIEPTVRGATGSGSQRLYSFRDILILKVIKRLLDAGISLQQIRTAVSHLRERGTDDLTRVTLMSDGASVYECTSNDEVIDLLQGGQGVFGIAIGGVWREIEGTLAELPSERAADDTAATPSANDELAARRAARQTG, encoded by the coding sequence GTGAACGAGCACCAGCCTGAAGCCGGCACGAGCGCGGACGCAGTCGAGGCCGTCGAGGCCGCCGAGGAGCAAGGCCTCCTCTTCACCGACGACGTCTCGCCGCTGCCCAGCGACCTGGGCTATCGAGGTCCGACCGCGTGCAACGCCGCCGGCATCACCTACCGCCAGCTCGACTACTGGGCCCGCACTGGCCTGATCGAGCCCACCGTGCGCGGCGCCACCGGCTCCGGCTCGCAGCGGCTCTACTCCTTCCGCGACATCTTGATCCTCAAGGTCATCAAGCGCCTGCTCGACGCCGGCATCTCGCTGCAGCAGATCCGCACCGCGGTCTCGCACCTGCGCGAGCGCGGTACCGACGACCTGACCCGCGTCACGCTCATGAGCGACGGCGCCTCGGTCTACGAGTGCACCAGCAACGACGAGGTCATCGACCTGCTCCAGGGCGGCCAGGGCGTCTTCGGCATCGCCATCGGCGGGGTCTGGCGCGAGATCGAGGGCACCCTCGCCGAGCTCCCCAGCGAGCGCGCCGCCGACGACACCGCCGCCACCCCGTCGGCCAACGACGAGCTCGCCGCCCGCCGCGCCGCCCGCCAGACCGGCTGA
- the gcvP gene encoding aminomethyl-transferring glycine dehydrogenase produces the protein MSDHPSLTDLDGALPFVERHIGLRPADERAMLDRLGFASLEELMEAAVPGGIRAAAELDLPAALSEEAVSKELRKIAAANRPGEAMIGLGYHATITPPVVRRNVLEDPSWYTAYTPYQPEISQGRLEALLNFQTVVGDLTGLPTANASLLDEGTAAAEAMTLVRRGNRKAAGPFVVDADALPQTIEVVRTRAEGMGIEVLVADLSAGLPEGELSGVLVQYPGASGRILDPRPLIEAAHERGALAVVAADLLALTLLEAPGAMGADVVVGSSQRFGVPLFYGGPHAGFMAVGQGLERHLPGRLVGVSVDAEGRPAYRLALQTREQHIRRDKATSNICTAQVLLAVVASMYAVYHGPDGLRAIATRTHRYAAVLAAALRQGGLTVAHQEFFDTVTVVVPGRAAEVQAAARALGIYVRLVDDDTVGISTSECTTGSTIGGLLRAFGLAVDIDAVDQATGDALPEALRRTTPYLTHEVFSSHHSETQMLRYLRRLSARDYALDRGMIPLGSCTMKLNATAEMEPISLPGFADLHPFVPAEDALGYRKLVEQLEGYLAEVTGYDRVSIQPNAGSQGELAGLLAIRGYHRAHGEAARDVCLIPSSAHGTNAASAVMAGMRVVVVKAADDGTVDLDDLRAQCERHAADLAAIMVTYPSTHGAYEDTITELCEIVHAHGGQVYVDGANLNALLGYAKPGEFGGDVSHLNLHKTFCIPHGGGGPGVGPVAVRAHLAPYLPSHAMHPEEDKRSGIGPISAAPYGSAGILPISWAYIRLMGGAGLTRATASAVLSANYVAARLGEHFPVLYRGHGGLVAHECILDVRGLTKETGVSVDDVAKRLVDYGFHAPTMSFPVAGTLMVEPTESEDLAEIDRFCEAMIAIKGEIDRVGAGEWSPEESPLRGAPHTSRALVGDWERPYSRELAVFPTGVDPDKYWPPVARIDQAYGDRNLQCSCPPLEAFAE, from the coding sequence GTGTCCGACCACCCCAGCCTCACCGACCTCGACGGCGCGCTGCCGTTCGTGGAGCGGCACATCGGCCTACGCCCCGCCGACGAGCGGGCGATGCTCGACCGCCTGGGGTTCGCCTCGCTCGAGGAGCTGATGGAGGCGGCGGTGCCGGGCGGGATCCGCGCGGCCGCCGAGCTGGACCTCCCTGCGGCGCTGAGCGAGGAGGCGGTGAGCAAGGAGCTGCGCAAGATCGCCGCCGCCAACCGGCCCGGCGAGGCGATGATCGGCTTGGGCTACCACGCCACGATCACCCCGCCCGTGGTCCGGCGCAACGTGCTCGAGGACCCGAGCTGGTACACCGCCTACACGCCGTACCAGCCGGAGATCTCGCAGGGCCGGCTCGAGGCGCTGCTCAACTTCCAGACCGTCGTGGGCGACCTCACCGGCCTGCCGACGGCCAACGCCAGCCTGCTCGACGAGGGCACCGCCGCGGCCGAGGCGATGACGCTGGTACGACGGGGCAACCGCAAGGCGGCCGGCCCCTTCGTGGTCGACGCCGACGCCCTGCCCCAGACCATCGAGGTGGTCCGCACCCGGGCCGAGGGCATGGGCATCGAGGTCCTCGTCGCCGACCTCTCCGCAGGGCTCCCCGAGGGGGAGCTCAGCGGCGTCCTGGTCCAGTACCCCGGCGCCTCCGGGCGGATCCTCGACCCCCGGCCCCTGATCGAGGCCGCGCACGAGCGCGGCGCGCTGGCCGTCGTGGCCGCCGACCTCCTCGCGCTCACGCTGCTCGAGGCGCCGGGCGCGATGGGCGCCGACGTGGTCGTCGGCTCCTCCCAGCGCTTCGGCGTCCCGCTCTTCTACGGCGGTCCGCACGCCGGCTTCATGGCCGTCGGCCAGGGCCTGGAGCGGCACCTGCCCGGCCGCCTGGTCGGGGTGTCGGTCGACGCCGAGGGCCGACCCGCCTACCGCCTCGCCCTGCAGACCCGCGAGCAGCACATCCGGAGGGACAAGGCGACCTCCAACATCTGCACCGCCCAGGTGCTGCTGGCCGTCGTCGCCTCGATGTACGCCGTCTACCACGGCCCCGACGGCCTGCGCGCGATAGCGACCCGCACCCACCGCTACGCCGCGGTGCTGGCCGCGGCGCTGCGTCAGGGCGGCCTCACCGTGGCCCACCAGGAGTTCTTCGACACCGTGACCGTCGTGGTGCCGGGGCGCGCCGCCGAGGTCCAGGCCGCCGCCCGCGCGCTGGGCATCTATGTCCGCCTGGTCGACGACGACACGGTCGGCATCTCCACCTCCGAGTGCACCACGGGCTCCACGATCGGCGGCCTGCTGCGGGCCTTCGGGCTCGCCGTCGACATCGACGCGGTCGACCAGGCCACCGGCGACGCGCTGCCCGAGGCCCTGCGGCGTACGACGCCCTACCTCACGCACGAGGTGTTCTCGAGCCACCACAGTGAGACCCAGATGCTGCGCTACCTGCGCCGGCTCTCGGCGCGCGACTACGCGCTGGACCGCGGGATGATCCCGCTCGGCTCCTGCACGATGAAGCTCAACGCCACCGCGGAGATGGAGCCGATCTCGCTGCCCGGCTTCGCCGACCTGCACCCCTTCGTGCCGGCCGAGGACGCGCTCGGCTACCGCAAGCTGGTCGAGCAGCTGGAGGGCTACCTGGCCGAGGTCACCGGCTACGACCGGGTCTCGATCCAGCCCAACGCCGGCTCGCAGGGCGAGCTCGCCGGGCTGCTCGCCATCCGCGGCTACCACCGGGCCCACGGGGAGGCGGCCCGCGACGTCTGCCTGATCCCGTCGTCGGCCCACGGCACCAACGCCGCCTCCGCGGTGATGGCCGGCATGCGGGTCGTCGTGGTCAAGGCCGCGGACGACGGCACCGTCGACCTCGACGACCTGCGCGCACAGTGCGAGCGGCACGCCGCCGACCTCGCCGCGATCATGGTCACCTACCCCTCGACCCACGGCGCCTACGAGGACACGATCACCGAGCTCTGCGAGATCGTGCACGCCCACGGCGGGCAGGTCTACGTCGACGGCGCCAACCTCAACGCGCTCCTGGGCTACGCCAAGCCCGGCGAGTTCGGCGGCGACGTCTCCCACCTCAACCTGCACAAGACCTTCTGCATCCCGCACGGCGGCGGCGGCCCGGGCGTCGGCCCGGTCGCGGTGCGCGCGCACCTCGCGCCGTACCTGCCCTCCCACGCGATGCACCCCGAGGAGGACAAGCGCAGCGGCATCGGCCCGATCAGCGCGGCGCCGTACGGCTCGGCGGGCATCCTGCCGATCTCGTGGGCCTACATCCGGCTCATGGGCGGCGCCGGGCTCACCCGGGCCACCGCCAGCGCGGTGCTGTCGGCCAACTACGTCGCGGCGCGGCTGGGGGAGCACTTCCCGGTGCTCTACCGCGGCCACGGCGGGCTGGTCGCCCACGAGTGCATCCTCGACGTGCGCGGCCTGACCAAGGAGACCGGGGTCAGCGTCGACGACGTCGCCAAGCGCCTGGTCGACTACGGCTTCCACGCCCCGACGATGTCGTTCCCCGTCGCCGGCACGCTGATGGTCGAGCCCACCGAGTCCGAGGACCTCGCCGAGATCGACCGGTTCTGCGAGGCGATGATCGCGATCAAGGGCGAGATCGACCGCGTGGGGGCGGGGGAGTGGTCCCCGGAGGAGTCGCCGCTGCGCGGAGCGCCGCACACCTCGCGCGCCCTCGTCGGCGACTGGGAGCGCCCGTACTCCCGGGAGCTGGCGGTCTTCCCGACCGGCGTCGACCCCGACAAGTACTGGCCGCCGGTCGCCCGCATCGACCAGGCCTACGGCGACCGCAACCTGCAGTGCTCCTGCCCGCCGCTGGAGGCCTTCGCCGAGTGA
- a CDS encoding serine hydrolase domain-containing protein: protein MSADRQARLVAVQAAGRLPSVVAGVLREGELAWTGTVGGSLADRYRIGSITKTLTAVAVLQLRDEGLLSLDDPIGAVIPETGYAAATVRELLSHTSGMQSEPVGSWWERSPGVDFATLVAANDGSGAVLPPGEFHYSNLGYGLLGEAVARLRGVPWWEVVSQRVLAPLGMADTTYADEAPAAQGWSVDHFAGTLTPEPHHDTVAMAAAGQLWSTVADLARLGAFLAAGNPDVLAPATLREMTEPTSQTYGLGLWLADQDGRRWVGHPGSMPGFQACLFVDPATGDGVVALSSSTTGLDARRLPHLLLGEDPLPDVTPWVPSTDVPEAVAELLGLWFWGNSAQELRWHNDTLHLRSLAAGELTDVFEVRDDRIVGVAGYHRGETMQVVRRPDGSVSHLECATFVFTRTPYDPLAPIPGGARSG from the coding sequence GTGAGTGCCGACCGGCAGGCCCGGCTGGTCGCCGTGCAGGCGGCCGGCCGCCTGCCCTCGGTCGTGGCCGGGGTGCTCCGGGAGGGCGAGCTCGCCTGGACCGGCACGGTCGGCGGGTCGCTCGCCGATCGCTACCGGATCGGGTCGATCACCAAGACCCTCACCGCGGTGGCCGTCCTCCAGCTGCGTGACGAAGGGCTGCTGTCCCTCGACGACCCCATCGGGGCCGTGATCCCCGAGACCGGGTACGCCGCCGCGACGGTGCGCGAGCTCCTGTCGCACACGTCGGGCATGCAGAGCGAGCCGGTGGGCTCGTGGTGGGAGCGCTCACCCGGCGTGGACTTCGCGACCCTGGTCGCGGCCAACGACGGCTCCGGCGCGGTGCTGCCACCCGGCGAGTTCCACTACTCCAACCTCGGCTACGGCCTGCTCGGCGAGGCGGTCGCCCGGCTGCGTGGCGTGCCCTGGTGGGAGGTGGTGTCGCAGCGGGTCCTGGCGCCCCTGGGCATGGCCGACACGACGTACGCCGACGAGGCGCCCGCCGCGCAGGGGTGGAGCGTGGACCACTTCGCCGGCACGCTGACGCCCGAGCCGCATCACGACACGGTCGCCATGGCGGCGGCCGGCCAGCTCTGGAGCACGGTGGCCGATCTGGCCCGGCTCGGCGCCTTCCTCGCCGCCGGCAACCCCGACGTGCTGGCCCCCGCCACGCTGCGCGAGATGACCGAGCCCACCAGCCAGACCTACGGCCTGGGGCTGTGGCTGGCCGACCAGGACGGGCGTCGCTGGGTCGGACACCCCGGCTCCATGCCCGGCTTCCAGGCCTGCCTGTTCGTCGACCCGGCCACCGGAGACGGGGTCGTGGCGCTGTCGTCCTCGACGACCGGGCTCGACGCGCGCCGCCTCCCGCACCTGCTGCTCGGCGAGGATCCGCTGCCCGACGTGACGCCCTGGGTGCCGTCGACCGACGTACCCGAGGCGGTGGCCGAGCTGCTCGGCCTGTGGTTCTGGGGCAACAGCGCCCAGGAGCTGCGCTGGCACAACGACACCCTGCACCTGCGCAGCCTGGCCGCCGGCGAGCTGACCGACGTCTTCGAGGTCCGCGACGACCGGATCGTCGGCGTCGCGGGCTACCACCGAGGCGAGACCATGCAGGTGGTGCGCCGCCCCGACGGGTCCGTCTCCCACCTCGAGTGCGCGACGTTCGTCTTCACCCGCACCCCCTACGACCCGCTGGCCCCGATCCCGGGCGGCGCTCGGTCCGGCTGA